AGGCCTTCGATAAATCGGCTGTAAGAGATATCGTTCGCCCGGCAGGCCGCATTGATGCGGACAATCCAGAGGGAACGCCAGGTGCGCTTCTTGGCCCGGCGGTCACGGTAGGCATACTGGCCCGCGTGGTCGACCGCGTCTTTGGCATAGCGAAAAAGCTTCGACTTGCTGCCGAAATAGCCTCTCGCGCTCTTGAGAACCCGCTTCCGCCGACGGCGTGATGCGGGTGAATTGGTGGATCTTGGCATGTTTCCTTATAGGTTTGGAACCGGGCAGGTCGCCTCGTTGTTTTTACCTGACCGGTTAATTGGTTTGAATCAAGCGACTCAGCTCAGACCGTGCGGAAGGGCTTTCATCAACTGGGCAGCGTGGCCTGGAGCGACCAGCTTGTCCCGGGAGTTCCGGCGCTTCTGTTTCACTGTCTTTGAGCTCAAGAGATGGCGCTGCCCGGGCGAACGGCGAATCAGCTTCCCCGTTCCCGACAACTTGAACCGCTTGGCGATGGATTTCTTGGTTTTCTGCATGGATCAATCCGTGGAAACCGCCCAATCAACAGGACCCCGATTCCCATGTAAAGGGGAAACTCCACCCAAGCCCCCAACTTTCCACCACCCCCTCAATACCTCCCACCTCTCTCCCCTAACCTCCTATTGATCAACGAGACGAGCGACTTTGTAACATAATAGGTTACAAAGTCAGTGGATTCCTGATCAGGCACCTAACCCAAGAAACCACGATACACCTCACGAAGGTGTCATCGTAACCACCTTATTTAAAACCACTTCTGAACATTTGTAACATATTATGTTACAAAATGGCTGTTTCCAAAGCCGGGGTCCGGCCGCCATTCAGCTTGCCCTGCGGCGACTTGCCCGCGAAGACGGGCTTGCGTCAACTCCTCTTCGATCGTAGGACCACCCCGGATGCCCCCTGAGATTCCATTCCCAACAGCCAAGACAGGCACTGCGGCGCATCGATGTGCACCGCGGAGGAGCCATGCCAACGGCCTTCCCTCGAGAAGAGGACTGACGCTGGTCGAGCTCCTCACCGTCATCGCGATCATCAGCATCCTGATCAGCATCCTCATCCCGACGGTCAGCACCGTCCGAACCAGCGCCCGCAAGGCCAAGGCCAAGATCCTGC
This sequence is a window from Opitutaceae bacterium. Protein-coding genes within it:
- the rplT gene encoding 50S ribosomal protein L20, translated to MPRSTNSPASRRRRKRVLKSARGYFGSKSKLFRYAKDAVDHAGQYAYRDRRAKKRTWRSLWIVRINAACRANDISYSRFIEGLAAAEIVLDRKVMADLAVRDEAGFAGLVAKARDALKAKASA
- the rpmI gene encoding 50S ribosomal protein L35, which codes for MQKTKKSIAKRFKLSGTGKLIRRSPGQRHLLSSKTVKQKRRNSRDKLVAPGHAAQLMKALPHGLS